From the genome of Maribacter algicola, one region includes:
- a CDS encoding tetratricopeptide repeat-containing sensor histidine kinase — protein sequence MKKYLILIILCGTPFSSLRSQLVPKEDIALQKEVEAKIKSAINDSLSYLQKKADLQNAFDLLSTIKSDSLQLRLLSNLSYYIEPQDSAFFREVNATTRHLAIKSKDSLALANAYWDLGFHYSRNSSKDSSFYSYSEAQKIYEELGNKFLSARMYYNMARHQQEIRDYVGSEANTIAAIERLKPLKKYRELYNSYNTLAINSQALGEYDQAIKYYDQALFFLQKIEDHDYYLILENINNRGMVYIDLGDYHKALENFEDNLNQRNILSENTTLYAKTLNNIATTKIKLNDTLGVNKLIEESILLRDSIQDKRGLASSYFAKAEYHLFNKDTLKAIGSAERAIALAKESLSNERLLETYTFLAKIDNKNASKYAQKYIALNDSIVMEERQARNKFARIRFETDEFIAQNEQLEEETAILAKQKQIWSGVALGFFLLGISVYTIINQRAKNQKLMFAQQQQANNQEIFNLMLTQKQKVDEVKRLEQKRISEELHDGVLGKMLGARMVLTGLNKKTGQEAIEARMEAIKALKNVEEEVRSISHELSHSAYQKINNFINSVEDLLGSAKENSKLITTFNYDEDEDYDALKGEIKINLYRMIQECLQNAIKHSHGKNFFVDFQRFDNTLKVAMGDDGMGFDMERERKGIGMRNISSRIEKLNGTWQMQSEPQGGTTITLEIPLHFMDSNTNTALQRV from the coding sequence TTGAAAAAGTATTTAATTTTAATCATCCTTTGCGGTACTCCTTTTTCTTCATTAAGATCGCAATTGGTCCCAAAAGAAGATATTGCACTTCAAAAAGAAGTGGAGGCGAAAATAAAAAGTGCTATTAATGATTCCTTAAGTTATCTACAAAAGAAAGCCGACCTCCAAAACGCTTTTGATTTACTTAGTACAATCAAAAGCGATAGTCTCCAGCTTCGGTTGTTATCCAATCTTTCTTACTACATCGAGCCGCAAGATTCTGCTTTTTTTAGAGAAGTCAATGCAACTACAAGGCACCTTGCTATAAAAAGCAAAGATTCCTTAGCATTGGCCAACGCTTATTGGGATTTAGGTTTTCATTATAGCAGAAACTCTAGTAAGGATAGTTCATTTTACAGTTATTCCGAAGCACAAAAAATTTATGAGGAATTGGGAAATAAATTTTTATCAGCACGGATGTATTATAATATGGCAAGACATCAACAGGAAATTCGAGACTATGTAGGAAGTGAAGCAAATACTATAGCCGCCATTGAAAGACTAAAACCTTTAAAGAAATACAGGGAACTTTATAATTCCTATAATACTTTGGCTATTAATTCCCAAGCTCTCGGCGAATATGACCAAGCAATTAAATACTATGATCAAGCTTTATTTTTTTTACAAAAAATTGAAGACCATGATTATTATTTAATACTAGAAAATATAAACAATAGAGGTATGGTCTACATTGATTTGGGCGACTATCATAAAGCATTGGAAAATTTCGAAGATAATTTAAACCAAAGAAATATTTTATCAGAGAATACCACTCTATATGCCAAAACCTTAAATAATATAGCCACTACCAAAATAAAGCTAAATGACACTTTGGGTGTAAACAAGCTTATAGAAGAATCCATTTTGTTAAGGGATAGTATTCAGGATAAAAGAGGCTTGGCATCCTCCTATTTTGCCAAAGCGGAATATCATTTGTTCAATAAAGATACCCTAAAAGCAATTGGAAGTGCTGAGAGGGCTATTGCATTGGCAAAGGAAAGTTTAAGCAATGAGCGTCTCTTGGAAACCTATACCTTTTTGGCCAAAATTGACAATAAGAATGCTTCCAAATATGCTCAAAAGTACATTGCCCTAAACGATAGCATTGTCATGGAAGAACGTCAGGCACGTAATAAATTTGCCCGTATTCGTTTTGAAACGGATGAATTTATCGCCCAAAATGAACAACTGGAGGAAGAGACGGCTATTCTGGCCAAGCAGAAGCAGATTTGGTCAGGAGTGGCATTGGGCTTTTTCCTTTTGGGAATATCGGTCTATACCATTATAAACCAAAGGGCCAAAAACCAAAAACTTATGTTTGCCCAACAACAACAAGCAAACAACCAAGAGATCTTTAACCTTATGCTAACCCAAAAACAAAAAGTGGACGAGGTGAAAAGGTTGGAGCAAAAAAGGATTTCAGAGGAGCTCCATGACGGCGTTCTTGGAAAAATGTTGGGGGCTAGAATGGTATTGACAGGTCTCAACAAAAAAACGGGGCAGGAAGCCATTGAGGCCAGAATGGAGGCCATAAAGGCACTAAAAAATGTGGAAGAGGAAGTAAGGTCCATATCCCATGAACTAAGCCATAGTGCCTATCAGAAAATTAACAACTTTATCAATTCCGTAGAAGATTTGTTGGGTTCTGCCAAGGAAAATTCCAAATTAATTACTACATTCAATTATGACGAGGATGAGGATTATGACGCACTTAAAGGTGAAATCAAGATCAATCTATATCGTATGATACAGGAATGTCTTCAAAATGCGATAAAACATTCCCATGGGAAGAATTTCTTTGTTGATTTTCAGAGATTTGATAATACCCTCAAGGTGGCGATGGGAGATGATGGAATGGGATTTGATATGGAAAGGGAACGAAAGGGAATTGGAATGCGAAATATAAGTTCACGGATAGAAAAACTGAACGGGACTTGGCAAATGCAATCAGAACCTCAAGGAGGAACTACCATAACCCTGGAAATTCCGTTGCATTTTATGGATTCCAACACCAATACCGCCTTGCAACGTGTGTAA
- a CDS encoding response regulator: MKTVRILAVDDHEMTTLGYKYILEDADFEDFSVKVEIAKSYDKGKEKIEYSARSLAFDIILLDIQLFPAESKDPRSGVDLGKLAREIVPDSKIVFMSSFSDSYRINNIFKAVNPDGYMVKSEIDEMSLRTMVDTVVKKPPYYTASALGAVRRRMASNIDIDEQDQKILYYLSLGTNTRDIAPLIASANTTVEARKRQLKAIFGVKNGNDLALIQEAKKRGFL; encoded by the coding sequence ATGAAGACGGTTAGGATATTAGCGGTGGATGATCATGAAATGACGACCTTGGGATATAAATATATCCTTGAGGATGCCGATTTTGAGGATTTTTCAGTGAAAGTGGAAATAGCGAAAAGCTATGACAAGGGAAAGGAAAAAATTGAATACTCGGCGCGAAGCTTAGCTTTTGATATTATCCTATTGGATATCCAACTATTTCCCGCCGAATCCAAAGATCCAAGATCTGGCGTGGATTTAGGTAAATTGGCCAGGGAAATTGTTCCAGACTCAAAGATTGTTTTTATGTCCTCTTTCAGTGACAGTTACCGTATCAACAATATTTTTAAGGCCGTAAACCCTGACGGTTATATGGTAAAGTCGGAAATTGATGAAATGTCGCTTAGAACGATGGTTGATACCGTAGTTAAAAAACCTCCCTATTATACCGCCAGTGCTTTGGGTGCCGTTCGCAGGAGAATGGCCAGCAATATAGATATCGATGAACAGGACCAAAAGATTTTGTATTATCTGTCCTTAGGAACCAATACACGAGACATAGCACCTCTTATAGCTTCGGCCAATACGACCGTAGAGGCAAGAAAAAGGCAGTTAAAGGCAATTTTTGGTGTAAAGAATGGCAATGACCTAGCACTTATACAAGAAGCAAAGAAGAGAGGTTTCCTTTAA
- the ytxJ gene encoding bacillithiol system redox-active protein YtxJ → MGLFGNFFGKNENGNGNSEGGKDIPWISLENKDQLDVLAENSKTRPQAIFKHSTTCGVSRMVLNMFNSSYGLEFSQMDFYFLDLHAHREVSNKVAEAFQVMHQSPQLLIIKNGVVVAHDSHGGISEIKLERYV, encoded by the coding sequence ATGGGATTATTTGGTAATTTTTTTGGTAAAAATGAGAATGGAAATGGAAATTCTGAAGGTGGTAAGGATATACCGTGGATTTCTCTTGAGAATAAAGATCAGCTAGATGTATTGGCAGAAAATTCAAAAACAAGGCCACAGGCCATATTCAAGCATTCCACCACATGTGGCGTGAGTAGAATGGTTTTAAATATGTTTAATTCTTCCTATGGTCTTGAATTTTCCCAAATGGATTTTTACTTTTTGGATTTGCATGCGCACCGCGAGGTATCCAATAAAGTGGCCGAAGCATTTCAAGTGATGCATCAGTCGCCCCAGCTATTGATTATTAAGAATGGGGTAGTGGTAGCCCATGATTCCCATGGGGGCATATCGGAAATAAAACTGGAGCGGTATGTATAA
- a CDS encoding LytR/AlgR family response regulator transcription factor, whose product MEYSYVIIDSDAVSNLQLTTFLEAYGDFTCSGFAKNPDDGLNHILKYTPDLVFINLDQKAQPLFQMVVEMHQYLLEIPMVIGISKSKKYAYDAIKNGFFDYWLLPFNEFDIRKSLLKLRKRNPKVKEPTTICLKSYNDFQYLNTADILYLQADNNTTEFFMRDGTVVNAFKTLKTFENKLPQNFIRIHQSYIVNTDYVSRINFGKNICALKEIEKNLPFSKSYKDKMDQLKKILSKNSVSSLN is encoded by the coding sequence TTGGAATATTCGTACGTAATTATCGATTCTGATGCTGTTTCCAACTTACAATTAACCACGTTTTTGGAAGCATATGGTGACTTTACGTGTTCGGGATTTGCTAAAAATCCTGATGACGGACTGAACCATATTCTTAAATACACTCCAGATTTGGTTTTTATCAATTTGGACCAAAAAGCACAACCTCTTTTCCAAATGGTGGTTGAAATGCACCAATATCTCTTGGAAATCCCCATGGTCATAGGCATTTCTAAATCCAAGAAATATGCCTACGATGCTATTAAAAATGGATTTTTTGATTACTGGTTATTGCCGTTTAATGAGTTCGACATAAGAAAGTCCTTGTTAAAACTAAGGAAAAGAAATCCAAAGGTCAAGGAACCTACTACTATCTGCCTAAAGTCCTACAATGATTTTCAGTATTTGAATACAGCGGATATTCTTTACCTGCAGGCCGACAATAATACCACAGAATTTTTTATGAGGGATGGAACCGTAGTGAACGCATTCAAGACCTTAAAAACTTTTGAAAACAAATTGCCCCAAAACTTTATTCGCATCCACCAAAGCTACATCGTCAACACGGACTATGTATCAAGAATCAATTTTGGCAAAAATATCTGTGCCTTAAAAGAAATTGAGAAAAACCTGCCCTTCTCAAAATCCTACAAGGATAAAATGGATCAACTAAAGAAAATCCTTTCCAAAAACAGTGTATCCTCCCTAAATTGA
- the clpB gene encoding ATP-dependent chaperone ClpB, whose amino-acid sequence MNFNNFTIKSQEALQQAQVIAQSLGHQQIENEHLFKAIAEVEENVVPFIFKKLGLNANLIKQILEKELNSFPKVQGGDIMLSREAGKSVNEASIIAKNMGDEYVSIEHLLLAIFKSKSKIAQILKDQGVTEKNLVAAINDLRKGSNVTSQSAEETYNSLNKYAKNLNELADSGKLDPVIGRDEEIRRVLQILSRRTKNNPMLVGEPGVGKTAIAEGLAHRIVQGDIPENLKDKVIYSLDMGALIAGAKYKGEFEERLKAVIKEVTSADGNIILFIDEIHTLVGAGGGQGAMDAANILKPALARGELRAIGATTLDEYQKYFEKDKALERRFQKVVVDQPDTESAISILRGIKERYETHHKVRIKDEAVIAAVELSQRYITNRFLPDKAIDLMDEAAAKLRMEINSKPEELDVLDRKIMQLEIEIEAIKRENDHSKLKSLNLELANVKEERNEIFAKWETEKSVVDNIQKTKMDIENYKAEAERAERNGDYGKVAEIRYGKIKDAQENLAKLQEELAQQQDAGTLIKEEVTSEDIAEVVAKWTGIPVTKMLQSEREKLLNLENVLHKRVVGQDEAIQAVSDAIRRSRAGLQDMKKPIGSFLFLGTTGVGKTELAKTLASYLFDDENAMTRIDMSEYQERHSVSRLVGAPPGYVGYDEGGQLTEAVRRRPYSVVLLDEIEKAHPDTFNILLQVLDEGRLTDNKGRVADFKNTIIIMTSNMGSQIIQEKFENSTDIHSASEAARVEVLGLLHKMIRPEFLNRIDDIIMFTPLTKDDIREIVKLQLAGLKKMLDKQNITLDATDEAIDFLARRGYEPQFGARPVKRTIQKEVLNNMSKELLSGKIKSDSVILLDAFDDELVFRNQNDLVV is encoded by the coding sequence ATGAACTTTAATAATTTCACTATAAAATCACAGGAGGCCCTACAGCAGGCCCAGGTAATTGCCCAATCATTGGGACATCAGCAAATTGAGAACGAACACTTATTTAAAGCCATTGCAGAGGTCGAGGAAAACGTTGTTCCATTTATATTCAAAAAATTGGGACTCAATGCCAACCTTATTAAGCAGATTTTGGAAAAGGAACTCAATTCCTTTCCCAAGGTCCAAGGTGGAGACATCATGCTTTCCAGGGAGGCGGGTAAATCGGTAAACGAGGCCTCTATAATCGCAAAAAATATGGGCGATGAATATGTTTCCATAGAACACCTACTCTTGGCCATTTTTAAATCAAAAAGTAAAATCGCCCAAATCTTAAAAGATCAAGGGGTAACCGAGAAAAATCTTGTTGCCGCTATCAATGATCTGAGAAAAGGCTCCAATGTGACCTCCCAAAGTGCGGAGGAAACATATAATTCGTTGAATAAATATGCCAAAAATCTTAATGAATTGGCAGATAGCGGTAAACTGGACCCGGTTATAGGAAGGGATGAAGAGATTAGAAGGGTACTACAAATTCTATCCAGAAGAACCAAGAACAACCCCATGCTAGTAGGTGAACCAGGAGTTGGTAAAACCGCTATTGCTGAAGGTCTGGCCCACAGAATCGTTCAAGGCGACATCCCTGAAAACCTAAAGGACAAGGTTATTTATTCCTTGGATATGGGTGCCCTGATCGCAGGTGCCAAATACAAAGGGGAATTTGAGGAACGATTAAAGGCCGTTATTAAGGAAGTGACAAGTGCGGATGGTAATATCATATTGTTTATTGACGAAATCCATACATTAGTAGGAGCCGGCGGCGGTCAAGGCGCCATGGATGCCGCCAATATTTTAAAACCCGCTTTGGCGAGGGGCGAACTTAGGGCCATTGGAGCCACGACTTTGGATGAGTATCAAAAATACTTTGAAAAGGACAAGGCCTTGGAACGTCGTTTTCAAAAGGTTGTAGTGGATCAGCCCGACACGGAAAGTGCCATTTCCATACTTAGGGGAATCAAGGAGCGGTACGAGACCCATCATAAGGTGCGTATTAAGGATGAAGCGGTCATCGCTGCCGTGGAATTGTCCCAACGCTATATTACCAATAGGTTTTTACCCGATAAAGCAATCGACCTCATGGACGAGGCTGCTGCCAAATTACGAATGGAGATTAATTCCAAACCCGAGGAGCTTGATGTTCTAGATCGTAAAATCATGCAGTTGGAAATTGAAATTGAGGCGATAAAAAGGGAGAACGACCATTCCAAACTTAAGTCCCTAAATTTGGAATTGGCCAATGTGAAAGAAGAACGTAACGAGATTTTTGCCAAATGGGAAACTGAAAAATCCGTGGTGGACAATATCCAAAAGACCAAAATGGATATCGAAAACTACAAGGCGGAAGCGGAACGAGCCGAGCGAAACGGGGATTATGGTAAAGTGGCGGAAATAAGATATGGTAAAATCAAGGATGCCCAAGAGAACTTGGCAAAACTACAGGAGGAACTGGCTCAGCAACAGGATGCCGGAACACTCATTAAAGAAGAGGTGACCAGCGAAGATATTGCGGAAGTAGTAGCAAAATGGACCGGAATACCTGTTACCAAAATGCTACAAAGCGAAAGGGAAAAATTACTGAATCTAGAAAATGTATTGCACAAGAGGGTCGTTGGTCAGGATGAAGCTATCCAAGCGGTTTCAGATGCCATTAGAAGAAGTAGGGCAGGTTTGCAAGATATGAAAAAACCTATAGGTTCCTTTCTGTTCCTGGGTACCACGGGTGTTGGTAAAACTGAGTTGGCAAAAACCCTGGCTTCCTACTTGTTCGACGATGAAAATGCAATGACCCGTATAGATATGAGCGAGTATCAGGAAAGGCATTCCGTAAGTAGATTGGTTGGTGCCCCTCCAGGATATGTAGGTTATGACGAAGGAGGTCAACTGACCGAAGCCGTGAGAAGACGCCCCTACTCCGTTGTTTTGCTGGATGAAATTGAAAAGGCGCATCCAGATACATTCAATATTCTGCTACAGGTTTTGGATGAGGGAAGGTTGACGGATAATAAGGGACGTGTTGCCGATTTCAAGAACACCATTATCATTATGACCAGTAATATGGGTAGTCAGATCATACAGGAGAAGTTTGAAAATTCAACTGATATACACAGTGCATCGGAGGCGGCAAGGGTTGAAGTTTTGGGATTATTACATAAAATGATTCGGCCTGAATTCTTGAACAGAATCGATGACATCATTATGTTCACCCCACTTACCAAAGATGATATCAGGGAAATTGTAAAACTACAATTGGCCGGATTAAAGAAAATGCTGGATAAGCAAAACATTACCTTAGATGCTACCGATGAGGCAATAGACTTTTTGGCGAGACGAGGCTATGAACCACAGTTTGGGGCAAGGCCTGTAAAACGTACCATACAAAAGGAGGTATTGAACAACATGTCTAAGGAACTATTAAGTGGTAAAATCAAATCAGATAGCGTCATTCTCTTGGATGCTTTTGATGACGAATTGGTATTCAGAAACCAAAATGATTTGGTGGTATAA
- the glyA gene encoding serine hydroxymethyltransferase, whose amino-acid sequence MERDTRIFKLIEAERRRQTNGIELIASENFVSPQVMEAAGSVLTNKYAEGYPGKRYYGGCEVVDEVEQLAIDRAKALFGAEYANVQPHSGSQANASVYHACLEAGDTILGFDLAHGGHLTHGSPVNFSGKLYNPVFYGVDEKTGTLDYDKIQEIATKERPKLIIAGASAYSRDMDFKRFREIADSVNALLLADISHPAGLIAKGLLNDPIPHCHIVTTTTHKTLRGPRGGLILMGKDFDNPFGIKLKNGSLRKMSALLDLAVFPGNQGGPLEHIIAAKAVAFGEALTEEFGIYMQQVKKNADAMAKAFVAKDYNIISGGTDNHMMLIDLRNKGITGKDAEKALVLADITANKNMVPFDDKSPFVTSGIRFGTAAITTRGLLEEDMKTVVEFIDKVLTNPEDSQLIADVKKSVNAMMGDRAIFNEMTVKA is encoded by the coding sequence ATGGAAAGGGATACTCGAATATTTAAGCTCATAGAAGCGGAGAGAAGGCGTCAGACGAACGGAATAGAATTGATAGCTTCCGAGAATTTTGTAAGTCCGCAGGTAATGGAAGCTGCTGGTTCTGTTTTAACGAACAAATATGCCGAGGGTTATCCAGGGAAGCGTTATTATGGAGGATGCGAAGTGGTCGACGAAGTAGAACAATTGGCCATTGATCGTGCCAAAGCACTTTTTGGAGCGGAGTATGCCAATGTACAACCACATTCAGGTTCCCAGGCGAATGCATCCGTATACCATGCTTGCTTAGAGGCTGGTGACACCATTTTGGGATTTGACCTGGCCCATGGTGGCCATCTTACCCATGGATCACCAGTAAATTTTTCAGGTAAATTGTACAATCCTGTTTTTTATGGGGTAGATGAAAAAACGGGAACGCTGGACTATGATAAAATTCAGGAAATAGCAACTAAGGAGCGACCAAAACTTATAATAGCGGGGGCTTCTGCATATTCTCGCGATATGGATTTCAAAAGGTTTCGGGAAATTGCGGATAGTGTAAACGCCTTGTTGTTGGCCGACATTTCGCATCCTGCCGGTTTGATTGCCAAAGGATTGCTAAATGATCCTATTCCTCATTGCCATATTGTGACCACCACTACCCATAAAACCCTAAGAGGGCCAAGGGGAGGTTTGATTTTGATGGGAAAGGATTTTGACAATCCCTTCGGAATCAAACTTAAAAACGGTAGCTTAAGAAAAATGTCCGCCTTGTTGGATTTGGCCGTTTTCCCTGGAAATCAGGGAGGCCCCTTGGAGCATATTATTGCGGCGAAGGCGGTTGCTTTTGGGGAAGCACTTACGGAAGAATTTGGGATTTACATGCAACAGGTCAAGAAGAATGCTGATGCCATGGCCAAGGCTTTTGTTGCCAAGGACTATAATATCATTTCTGGAGGAACGGACAACCACATGATGTTGATCGATCTACGAAACAAGGGTATAACAGGGAAAGATGCGGAAAAAGCGCTAGTTCTGGCCGATATTACGGCGAACAAAAACATGGTTCCATTTGATGACAAATCACCTTTTGTTACTTCTGGCATTCGATTTGGTACCGCCGCGATTACGACAAGGGGATTATTGGAAGAGGATATGAAGACCGTGGTGGAATTTATCGATAAAGTATTGACGAATCCTGAAGATTCTCAACTAATTGCCGATGTAAAGAAGAGTGTCAACGCCATGATGGGAGACAGGGCCATATTTAATGAAATGACCGTTAAGGCCTAG